Genomic window (Melioribacteraceae bacterium):
AAACCCTTTTAAACCAATAATTTTTTTTGGATTATTAGTCATTAATCTAATTTTTTTTAATCCCAAATCTTTTAGTATCTGCGCGCCAATTCCATAATCACGTAAATCTGCTTTAAATCCTAGTTTTTCATTTGCTTCAACAGTATCACTTCCATTTTCTTGAAGTCCGTACGCTAGTATTTTATTTGCTAGACCAATTCCTCTTCCCTCCTGTCTCATATAAAGTAAAACACCGCAACCGGCTGAATCAATAATCTGAAGAGATTTCGCTAGCTGCTCACCACAGTCGCATCGCAGTGAACCAAACACATCACCTGTTAGGCACTCAGAATGAACTCGTACTAAAGTAGGATGATCCGGATTAATTTCCCCTTTTACCAAAGCTATTGGGTTATCATTTGCATCAAGTAAATTTTCATAAAGATGAAGATTGAAATCTCCAAACTTTGTGGGCATTTTTACCGTACTTTTTAATTTGACAAGTTTTTCAGTTTTTCTTCTGTACTCAATCAAATCAGCAATTGAAATAACTTTTAGATTATACTTTTTAGCGAATTCCACTAATTGAGGTATCCGTGCCATTGATCCATCTTCAGCCATTATCTCACATAAAATACCGGATGGATATAATCCAGCAAGTTTTGTCAAATCAATTGCCGCCTCAGTATGCCCCGATCTTTTTAGTACTCCCCCTTTTTTTGCGATTAATGGAAATATATGTCCCGGACGCGCAAAATCATTAGGCTTCACCGCGCTGTTAACAACAGCATTTATTGTTGCCGCTCTATCATATGCTGAGATTCCAGTGGTAGTGCCGTGGATATAATCTATTGCAACAGTAAATGGGGTTTGAAATGTTGTTGTATTATTCTCAACCAGTAATTCAAGATTAAGCTGAGCCGCTCTCTCCTCCGTTATTGCGATACATAAAATTCCGCGCGCTTCTTTAGTAATAAAATTTACATCACTGCTGGTAACTTTTTCCGATGCCATAATTAAATCGCCCTCATTTTCACGGTCGGCATCATCCACAACAATAATCATTTTTCCATTTTTAAGATCTTGCACCGCTTCATCAATCGTATTCAATTCAAATATTAAATCGTTCATCACTGATAACCTAATTTGTTTACCCAGCTTTCGCCGGTATTGATAGAATTATTTTTTTCACTTAGAATTTTTTCAACATATTTAGCAAGTATATCTGTTTCAATATTTACTTTATTGCCCGGTTCTTTGTGTGACAGATTTGTGTTCGCCCAAGTGTGAGGGATTACAGAAATCTCTACTTCATCATTAATTATTTTTGCAACTGTTAAACTAATACCATCAATCGCAATTGAGCCTTCATCAACTACATATTTTTTTAACTCATTCGGTATTTTTAATGCAAGAAGATAATTATCTCCAAGCTTAACAATTTTGGTAATTATTCCTACACCATTAACATGACCTTGAACTAAATGCCCACCAAGTCTCTCAGCCAAACGGACCGCTCTTTCTAGATTCACTTTGATGTTTACTGTAAGAGTATTTATAGTGGTTTTATTTAAAGTTTCGCCCACAGCCTCACAATCAAAGCTATCATTATCAACCCTAATTGAAGTTAAACACACACCATTAACCGAAACTGAATCATCAATTTTAAGATCATCCAGAATTTTCTTACATCCGATGGTGAATTTGAGTCCGCCAGGGATTGAATTAACTCTCTGGATTACTCCTATTTCTTCTATTATTCCTGTAAACATGGGGGCAAAGTTAAAAAGAAAGGCTCACTTTTCATAAGGATGGATTTCTGTAAACTTCAAGGATGTCTGCACCTAATCGAGTCATTTGGTGAAGGGGTAATTTGCGTGCAGCCGAAATTTTTGATGGTTTCAATCCAGTATCGAAATATTGATTTGAACGGAAAAATAGTATTTCATCAAACAAAGAATTTTCAAAAAAGCGATCAAAAACGAATGCTCCCCCCTCAACCAAAATAGATCTTATTTTTTGATGAAATAAATATGTTAGTAATTCAGATAAATCAAACTTTCCCGTAGAATTCATCTCAACATTCTGAATTTTTATTCCTTTCTCCGATAAGAGTTTCAGCTTAGAATAGTCTGCATTGGATGAGCAGACCACAATTGTGTTTTTTGAATTCGCATCATTAAATATTTTTGAGTCAACCGGAGAACTTAATTTACTATCAAGAATAATTCGAAGAGGATTTCTTCCACTAACTAATCTTACGTTTAATTGGGGATCGTCCACCTTCACTGTATTTGCCCCTACTATTATTGCATCAAATTCACTTCTTAGCTGATGCACATACTTATCTGAATCAATGCTAGTAATTTTAGTCCTATTACCCTCAGCCCTATTAATAAATCCGTCGGCGGATAGAGCAAGTTTCAGAGTTATGTATGGTCTCTGTTTTTCAACCGCTGTGAAGTAAAATTTATTAATTTCCTTCCCCTCAGCGCTCAAAATATTTGTAGTTACCTCAATACCCGCATTTCTTAGTTGTTGAATTCCCGCACCATTTACATTTGGATTCGGATCAACATTTGAGATTACCACTTTTTTAATTCCACTTTTAATAATTAAAGGAACGCAAGGAGGGGTTTGTTTATTTGTATGTGAACAGGGTTCGAGATTACAATAAAGTGTTGCCCCTTTAAGATTTTCTGATCTATTATTTATGGCATCAGCTTCCGCGTGAGCATTTCCATATTTTGCATGAAATCCCTCTCCAACTATTCTTTCTTGTTTAACAATGACTGCACCAACGAGTGGGTTTGGAGATACAAATCCGGCTCCATTCTTCGCTAACTCAAAAGTTCTTCTTATATAATCTTTATCTCTATTCATTTTCTTTAAGTAAAGTACGTATTGAATTTCTCAACGGTTCAATATTAATTCCGAATGAAGAGAGTTTAGTTGTATTTAAGGATACGTCAGCAACCGGATATTTTAAGTTTACGTCAGCCATTGTTGTTGGGATTAATAAATTTTTATCAAACCCACCTTCCTCACATAAAATCTCACCAAGTTCATATCTCGAAACTCTCTCTTTTCCACCAAAATTCAGAGTTTCACTTACTATATCCATTTCTATTAATGAAGAGATCATTTTAGCTGATTCATGAAGGGCAAGCGGAGTTCTAAATTGATCTGTATATAATTTGAATGACTTATTTTCCTTTAGACTATTATATAATTTATGGAAATTATTTGTTGAATGATTTAGTCCAAATCCTATTTGCAATGAAACTCGAAGTATCAAATAGTTATCAAAAACCTCTTTTATTTTTGCTTCACCCATCAGCTTTGTTTCAGCGTATAAAGAGGAGGGGATCAGCTTCGAGTCTTCTTTCAAAAACGAGCCTCTGTAACCGGCATAAACTAAATCGGTTGATGTGTAAATCATTTTCGACGAACTAACTTTGCATAGCTCTGCAATTTTAGCCGTAGTGTTAACATTTAAATTGTACACAAATTTAGATGATTGTTCATCAACTTTTTCGGGAGTGGAAACAGCGGCGGCATGAATTACTATATCTGGATTAAATTCGTTAAATACTTTTTTTAACTGCTCAAAATTTGTGAGATCTAAACAAACATTGGGGAAATTAGAACAGTTACCAGGATTAGAATAATATTGAGTAAGTATTTCATGCTTTTTATGTAACTCCAAATTCAAATATTGCCCCAGCATTCCGCTCCCACCGGTTATAAAAATTTTCATATTTGTTCCCTATTCAATAAATTCACCGTCGCAATAATAAAAAAAACATAAATGAGAAGGCGGTTTAGTTTATTCGCTCGCTTTAGAATTAAGAAAGAGAGATTAAATATGGATCAGTTACTTGGGGCACACGTATTTGTTGAAGGCGGTGTCGATTCAGCAATTTCGAAAGCTGATGAATTTGGCTTTACGGCAATTCAAATTTTTACACGGAATAACAATCGCTGGGTTTCTAAAGCATTGTCGGAAAAAGAAATTTCCTCATTTAAAGAAAAAAGAAAGTCGTCACAGATAAAAGTTATTGTCTCTCATGATTCCTACCTAATTAATTTGTGCGCTCAAAATCCCGAGATATTGGAGAAATCGCGTAAAGCCTTTATTGATGAACTTGAACGATGCGAACAACTTGAAATTCCATACTTAAATTTTCATCCCGGTGCGCATGGCGGGCAAGGGGAAGATGAGGGAATTAAGATGATCGCTGAATCATTAAATTTGGCGCATGAGCAAACAAAAAATTTTAAAGTGAAAAGTATGCTTGAAGCTACCGCGGGACAAGGAACAGCAATTGGATATACTTTCGAACACCTAATAAAAATTATTGATTTAGTGGAAGAGAAAGATAGAATGTGTGTCTGCATTGATACCGCGCATATTTTCGCTGCCGGCTATAATATTAAGGATCCTAAAACCTATGATGCTGTAATAAAGGATTTTGATTCGATCGTGGGATTGGAATTGCTAAAATGTATTCATATGAATGACAGCAAAAAAGAATTGGGCTCAAAAGTAGATAGGCATGATCATATTGGGAAAGGATTTATTGGATTAGAAGGATTTACAAATATTATGAATGATAAAAGATTGGATGGAGTTGCAAAAATTTTAGAAACCCCAAAAGGGAAAGAACAGCTTGAAGATTTGGAAAATGTAAAAACTCTACTCGGATTGATAAAATAAATTATGGATTAATCGCTCTCACAACCATAATACCGGTTTGTTTTTTATTTCCTTTAACATATTCAGAAAGGGGCTTTTTAGTAATCTCAACTTTAAAACCAACATTTGGCGCGTGTAGAAAATGAATTCTTCCCGAATTCATTTTTATGGCTAAGCCTGTGTGAGCAATGTCTAAACCATCAACATTAGTAGTAATTCCAATAATATCACCACTCTCAATTTTATTCTCGAGAAGAGCTATTCTTTCCTGCGGTATATAGTAATACCTTCTTTGTGATATCACTTTCTCAGTTTCAGCAAGAGCTTTAACATTTTCGGGATTATTCTTTAAGTGTTTGTAAGAATTTGGATGTGTACTCATATAATCAACATTATTTGAGTAGATCATCCCACCAATTTTATTTGTGATATCTTCACAAATACCGCGCTTATTCATTTCGTAGATCCAGTCGGAAAAATAATGGAGACGCGAAGGGTACCCGTTAATTTGACCATCTCTATAACGAATATTCTCAATTTCGGCTATATAATCATCTATACTTGATTTGTTGTTCTTAATTATTCTTGATAAAGAAAGTGTTGCCTCCACAAAAGTATAGCAATCAAGCGCATCAAGACAAAATATTGGTTTCTCAGTATCACTATTTTCGAGTGTATTTGCGACATAATTTGTACCTATAAAACTTTTCCCAATAGATTCTATTATCTCGTTGATATTTTTTGTATGTAAATTATTCTTTTTTGCTAAAGAAATTTTCTCGCCAAATATTTGAGAATCTTTACTGCAGAACAATTGATTATTATTTTCCTGACAATAAATTAGAGGTGAGAAAAGTAGAACTAAAAATAGTGTCTTTATGAATTTCATAGTTCACCTTAAATTGGGTATTCTTCACCGCCGGCGGTAATTTGCGCAACCTCTTCGCCACCGGGTAATTCTGTTCGGAACCTATCAAGATTTTCGAAACGCGCGTACTCCTTTATAAATCTTAACTTTACTTCGCCAATCGGACCGTTACGCTGTTTACCAACAATAATCTCTGCAATTCCTTCGGTCGATTGACCGCTCATATCTCCACCGGTATATTGAGTGATGCCATAAACTTCAGGACGATAAAGAAATAAAACAACATCGGCATCTTGCTCGATTGATCCGGATTCACGTAAATCAGAAAGCATCGGTTTTTTATCAGTTCTTGTTTCAACCGCACGGTTTAACTGTGATAATGCTATTACAGGAATATTAAGTTCTTTCGCAAGGGCTTTCAGAGATCTCGAAATTGTTGATATTTCCCTCTCTCTGCTTTCCATATTATTTGAAGGATGAATTAATTGAAGATAATCCACCACAATCATTCCAACATTTTTTTCATTTTTTAACCGTCTTGCTTTGGCTCGTAATTCCAATATTGTAATAGAAGGGGAATCATCAATGTATATTGGAGCTTTTTTAAGTTTATATACAGTCCTACTTACCTTTGCGCCTTCTTCTGCCCTAAACTTTCCGGTTCTAAGGTTGTGTGCGTTAATTCGAGCCTCGGCAGATATTAATCTTGTTACAAGTTGAATAGTTGCCATTTCGAGGCTGAAAACACCAATTGGAATGTTATGATCGATAGCCGAATTTCTGATAGCGGACATCGCGAATGCAGTTTTACCCATTGAGGGACGAGCCGCAACTATTATTAAATCGGATTTCTGGAATCCTCCTAATAATTCATCAAGCTCAAAAAAACCGGAGGGTACCGAAAAAGTTGATATCTTTTTTGCGTGGATTGCCTCAATTAACTCCCATGCTTCATTTACCGCTTTATCCATCGACTTGAATGATTCTTTAATTCCTGCTTCAGAGATTTGGAAAATTTTTGATTCCGCTGAATCGAGTAAATCAAACACATCATCGTGACCTTTATAAGCTAGATCCGCTATCTCCAGAGAAGAAGAAATTAATTGCCGGAGAATATATTTTTCGAGAACAACTCTCGCGTGGTAATCAATATTTGCCGCAGAGGAAACATCTTGTGTAAGTTTACTTATAAATGCGGCTCCGCCAACATCCTCTACCTTACCGGCTTTTTTTAATTCTTCATAAACCGAGACAGTGTCAATCGGTTCATTCGATTCATATAATGATACAATAGCTTCAAAAATTATTTTATTTCGAGGATCATAAAACGCGTCGGCAGTAAGTACTTCAACAGCTTTAGGAATTGAGTTTTCATCAAGAAGCATGGCCCCCAACACAGCCGTTTCTACTTCTACAGCTGATGGAGGAAGTTTGGAAGAGGATTTTAATTTTTCAATATCGAATGATTCTTTTGATTTTTTTGCCATAACAATCAGCTTAATTCATCTAATAATTTTTTAAATTTTTGAACATCCTCCCAGCATCCTCTTTTCCAATTGGGATTTCGAAGTAATGCGGCGGGATGGTAAGTTACAATAACAGGAATTCCAGCAAACTCGTGGGTTGTTTCGCGCAATCCTGAAAGGGGTAATTTTTTATTCAACAGCCCATTAGCCGCAATTCTCCCCAAGCATAAAATTACATTTGGTTTAATCAGATCAACTTGTTTTTGGAGATAAGGGATGCAAGTTTCCATTTCAGAAGGAAGTGGATCACGGTTTCCTGGTGGGCGGCATTTTAAAATATTAGCGATATAAACTTCTTCTCTTGATAGATTAATTGCCTTTAGAATATCGTTCAACAATTTTCCGGCTCTCCCAACAAAGGGTTCCCCCTGTTTATCCTCATCCGCGCCCGGGGCTTCGCCGATCAACATCGCATTGGCATTTGGATTACCAACACCAAAAACAAATTTAGTTCTTGTTTTTCCTAAATCACATTTAAGGCAATTACAAATGAGTTGATTTAGATCTTCTAAATTACTTGCGTTCTGAAACGATTCCATTTTGTCTTCTTTTTGTGATGGTTCATGAGTATTGCTCATATTTAATTCTGAAATTGGAATGGAATTAAATTTTTCATAAAGGTCATCACCAAAAATATCGCGCTGATCTTTCAACGATTCAATAATGCCCTTTTTTATATCAGCAAGCAATGTTAAAATCCAATTTTTGAAGATTTACTAGAGAAGTTAAAAAATTATCTTAATAATTACTTAGTAAAACAAAAAAAAGCGGAGTTTTATAAAATACTCCGCTCATAAAAAGCATTTGTAACTATTTTCAATTCCGAATTACTGATTCACTAATTATCCGATTTTCAGCGAATACTATTTAATTTCTTTTTCGTTTTTGTATCTGTATTCAATATCGTGCTTAACTAATTCTTGCAAAGCTCTAATGTGTGGTTTTTCCCGTTTCTCAAATTCGAGAGATAGTTTGAATTGTTCCGGGTTTTCTCTATCCTCAAAATCATCTTCATGCCCGGCATTCATTGTGCCCAACAACTGACTAAACTCGAGTTTTTGGTCATCATTTAATTTGCGAGCTCTTTTTGCGGCAACAATCACACTTTCATAAAGATTAGGAATGCTCTTCTTTATAGTAGAAAGATTAATCGGTTTAATTGCCATTTTTTACCTCCATGGTTTCATTTTCTATTATTTTCTTCACTTCTTCTTTTGCGATTTCAAGTTCAAGATTGGTTACAACATAATCAAAATTATCCTTAAAACTCATTTCTAATTCCGATCTTTCAATTCGTTTTCTCAAATCCTCTTCGGTTTCTGTATTTCTCTTTACCAATCTTTCTTTAAGAATTTCCATACTTGGTGGTGCAATAAAAATTAGAACTGCAGAAGGATATTGCTTTTTAATTTTAAGAGCACCTTTAACATCAACTTCAAATACAATTGTTCTACCAGCCTTAAGATTTAGATTTATAGTTTCTTTTAAAGTACCGTAATAATAATCGTAAAACTTTTCCCATTCAATAAATTTATCTTCTTCAATATTTTTTAGGAACTGAGCTTCGTCAACAAAGTAGTAGTGCACTCCATCTATTTCACCCTTTCTTTGTTTTCTTGTGGTAACAGATATTGAAAAAACAAACTCCGGATTATTCGAAAGAACATCTTGAATAATAGTAGTTTTACCAGTACCGCTCGGAGCAGAAAAGACAAATAATTTAGCGTTATTATTAATCACAGTTACTCAATATTTTGAATCTGTTCTCTAATTTTTTCAAGTTCTTCCTTTATAAAAATTCCATGATGTGAAATTTCGGAAGATACCGTTTTACTATTAATTGTATTTGCTTCTCTGTTCATCTCTTGAGTTATAAAATTTAATCTTCTTCCGGCATCATCAGATTTTTCAAGGGATTCAAGAAACATTTTAATATGACTTCGTAATCGTACACATTCTTCGGTAACGTCTGATCTCTCGGCTAGTAATGCCAATTCCATATTCAATCTTGGCTCATTATCTGCCCAATCGTTATGAATTTGTTTTGCGCGATCTTTTAATTTTTCAAAATGATCTTTAATGCTCTGCTCACTTCTATTTTCAATACCAATCAATGAATCTTGGATGAGAGCAATTCTTTTTCTAAGATCTTTTTCTAATTCTGTACCCTCAGCCTCTCTCATTTGGTTTAATTGAACAATAGCTTTCTCAATTGCATCGGCAACAAGCTCAAATTCTTCTGTAGCTTGAGTCTCTTCATCTTTATAAATCATATTTTGGAATAGCATAATATCTTGAAGAGAAATTTTATCCTTAATCTTCGCGGCTTTTTTAATTTCCGTTAAGAGGTTAAGGGCGTATTTAACTGCAGTTGGATCAATTTCATTAAATTTTTCTTCAATATTTCCTTTTTTAATCGAAACCGATAAAAAAACCTTTCCTCTTCTTACACCTTTTTTTATTAATTCGCGAATCTCAAATTCACGGTTAAGTAAAAATTTGGGAAGTCGAAGTGAAAGATCGAGATACCTGCTGTTTACACTTTTAATTTCGACTTCAATCTCAATATCATTTTTGACCGAAGTACCATTCCCATAACCGGTCATACTTAAAATCATGTAAATTCCCGAATAAAGTGGGCACAAATTTAGCTAAAAATGAGCACCCAGCAAAGTAAATTGATGGTTCAAATTTGAGGTATTATCTATTGATTAGAATGCTTCCCCAATTCCTATATGAAACTGTAGTAGCTCGCTCCAAAACTGCTTTTTATAGAACGCCTTTCGATTGTTCGGATCATAAATTTTGAAACCGAAATCGATGCGAAATGGCATATATTCTGTGTAATATCTAAACCCAAACCCGGCTGCAATTGCAATTTCATCAAATCTCAAACTCTTCGAGCTATTCCAAGTATTACCATAATCAACGAAGAGTGCCGAACTTACATTTCCAAATAAGCGGTTACGGGTTTCAATTGAGCCCTCAAGTATAAAAAACCCTCCTGTGGTGGCACCATTTATTAGTAACGCTTCAAGTTCTTCTAAACTTGGATTCGAAAGACTGTATTCAGCATCGGTTGGTACTAATTCTCTCGTGGCCCAACCTCTGATTGAGTTACTTCCCCCCGCATATAATCTTTGATTGAGGGATACATCTGCTTTATTTCCACGATAGGTAAAAATTTGTCCTATTTTAAGTTTTGTACCAAATGCGTTATTAGGTGAACTATAGACGGGTAAATAATATGTACCCGTAAATACAGCCTTAAAACTTAACGGTCTCTGAAAATTAGAACCTGATATTTGTGAAAATAAATAAGGGATTGAATTATAATCTTCAAGAATCAGTGAAAGTGTATAACCTCTTGTGGGGAAAAATAAATTATCAGTATAGTTAGTACCCATCGTGGTGCCCAGAGTTGCGTTAGTGCTCTGAGATATAAGTTGTCCACCAAAACTTGATTCTACAACCAGGCTAGCAGTAGTATCAATTAAACTTTCGTCAATATCGGTATTGTATCTAATAAACTGTTTGGCAAGATTAATTAAAAATTCTTTTTTAAAGAGATATTCGTTTCTTTCAACATTAAAATATGATGTTACAGATTTCAAAAATGTTTTCTGAGGAAGTTCAAAATCTAGCGATAGTTTTACGCCATACAAGGTTGAGTTATATTCATTCTTTCTTTTCTGAAGTGTGTAATAACTTTCAAATTTTGTATTTATTAATTGTCCAAACAAGAATGGCTGTTCAAACGATATTCTGGTATCTGCATATCCGTAAAAGGTAGAATCGGCGAAAGATGGATTTTTTATAAACTCGGATACATTTTGTGCCGCTGAAGAAGCTCCAGCAGTAAACTTACGTGCATTCCCTAAAAAGTTTTTTCTTATAAAATTCAAACCAAGACCCAAATTAAATGTATTGTCCTCATTGTTAATAATAATTTCGGGAGCTATTTCATAAAGAAGTCCTACATCTGCACTAATACTAAGGGGTACTCTGTTTCCAACAGTATCGGATATCACACTATTAATTATTGCAGATGTGAATAAATTGGTTCGATATAAACGGACTTGTCCACGCTGGATATCATAGTAACTGTACCAGGATTCTGGTTTAATGCCCACAATTTTAATTAGCAGGTCATCATCAACTAAGTCAGCACCTTTACCGGATCTGTTGGCTACAATGTTGCTAATCTTGTATCTTCTTCCCGGTTCAAAATTAAGTAGAATGTTTGCACTATTCTTTACAGTATCAATAGTAATTTGTGGCCTATCCACTTTTACAAACATGAATCCGTGGTCGCGCAGGAATGAAAGGATATAATTTTTTTTCTCTTCAACAATATTGTCTTTATATACTGTATTAGGTTCTATTCTCGAGTATTCCATCAACATATCATAATATTCTGGGTCAATCTTCTCAAGCCCTGTAACAACAAAAGAATCAATAATTGCGGGATCCCGCTCATCAATGAAATACCGAAGAATTACCGATTCTTTATCCTCACTAACAGAATCCTTGAACCAAAATTTTGATTTAAAGTAACCACTTCCGGCGAATAAAGATTTAATTGCTCCAAGATCGTTTCGGACTAAATTTGAATCGTAGTAAATTGGTTTACTCCCAATATCATATACTTTATTTAATAACTGGAGGAACCAATTGGGAGATTCTTTTGAGAGAATTACTTTTTCAAGCTCTTCAGCCGGAATTGCCGTATTGCCAATAAACTCTATCTTATCAATCTCTAATCTATTTTGAGAATAAATTGATATACTCAATAAGCAAAATATGATAACTAATAATGGTGTTTTTTTCATCAGTCTAGTAAGATATAATTACAGGAGTTCCAATTTTTAGTACCGAATATAACTCATCTATACCTTCATTGCTAAGTGCAATTGAGCCATTAGTCCAATTAAATGTAAAAGGGAGATTTTTGAAAATTAAATTATACTCTCCAATTCCATGGATACCGACTTGTGCACCAAGTCTTGTTTCGGGGGGAGAGCATTCTTTATTTTTTTTCGAAATGAGAATTGCATCTAATTCGTCTTTATTAATATACCCTCTTCTATAAGATTCATAAGCGTCCTTGCTATTGGGATAATCGAGTTGAAAAAATTTATAAAATTTATGAGTTGAATCAATCTTGCATATCCTATACTCGCCGCTCGGAGTTACATTATCATTACCTGATAATTTAAATCTCTCAGAATTTTTTCCGAATGAAGCCCGGTATGATTTAAGAAATATCTTATCAGAATATAATTCAAGACGGAAGTTGTTTTTATTAATTAAAATTTTGGGATTTGTGATTTCCACTATTCCCTTTCGGGTCATAATTTCAGAAAGTGGTTCATCACGAAGATTTAGAATAGTACCATACATTATCAAACCTGAAAAGAAGACGAGAATGCTTGAGGTTATGTAAATAATATCTTTAATCACTTATAACCTAATTACATGATTCTTATATGAAATATAAATTACTCTTAAAAATAAAGAAAGCGCCATTTTAGACGCTTTCATTAGCAATGAGTTAATGAATATTTTACTTAATAGTTTTTGCCTCAACAACGGCAAATGCGGTCATATTAATAATATCACGAACTGTATCGCCACGTTGTAAAACATGTACCGGCTTATTCATTCCAATTAAGATTGGACCAATTACTGTAGCGTCTGTTAATCGCTGCATTAATTTGTATGCAATATTTCCAGCTTCAAGATTTGGAAAGACGAGCACATTTGCGCCACCTTTCAAATTGGAAAATGGAAATTCTTTTTCAATTCTCTCTGGTACCACAGCCGTATCGGCCTGCATTTCTCCATCTATAATTAATTCGGGTCTTTTTTGTTTAACTATTTTAACCGCTCTTGCAACTTTATTAGAGTTTGGATGAGGAGCGCTTCCAAAATTAGAGAAAGAAAGCATTGCTATTTTGGGTAGGATGTCGAATTCTTTTACTGCATCGGCAGCACTAATAGCAATTTCGGCCAATTGTTCATCGTTTGGATCTACATTAACTGTTGTATCGGCGAAAAAGTAAATTTTGCGTTTAATAATTACGATGTACATTCCGGACACTATCTTTAAACCCTCTTTAACTCCAATGCATTGCAGAGCTGGCTTTATTGTTTGTGGATAATGATAAGTTAATCCGCCAACCATAGCATCTGCATCGCCAAGTTTCAGCATCATAGAAGCAAAGTAGTTTGGCTCGCAAATAATTTTTTTTGCATCTTTTAAGGTGATGCCTTTTCTCTGTCTAAGTTTAAAGAACTCGTCGCCATAAAAATCAAGTTTATCCGAACTTAAAGGATCTCTTATTTCAAATTTTTCGGGATCGTAATCCAACTCAATTATTTTTGCTTTAATTTTGGCTTCATTGCCAACGAGTATTGGTTTTGCAATGTTTTCATCAAAAACCGTGGCGGCAGCTCTAATAATTTTTTCCTCTTCA
Coding sequences:
- the rpoZ gene encoding DNA-directed RNA polymerase subunit omega translates to MAIKPINLSTIKKSIPNLYESVIVAAKRARKLNDDQKLEFSQLLGTMNAGHEDDFEDRENPEQFKLSLEFEKREKPHIRALQELVKHDIEYRYKNEKEIK
- a CDS encoding YicC family protein, with the translated sequence MILSMTGYGNGTSVKNDIEIEVEIKSVNSRYLDLSLRLPKFLLNREFEIRELIKKGVRRGKVFLSVSIKKGNIEEKFNEIDPTAVKYALNLLTEIKKAAKIKDKISLQDIMLFQNMIYKDEETQATEEFELVADAIEKAIVQLNQMREAEGTELEKDLRKRIALIQDSLIGIENRSEQSIKDHFEKLKDRAKQIHNDWADNEPRLNMELALLAERSDVTEECVRLRSHIKMFLESLEKSDDAGRRLNFITQEMNREANTINSKTVSSEISHHGIFIKEELEKIREQIQNIE
- a CDS encoding BamA/TamA family outer membrane protein, with the protein product MKKTPLLVIIFCLLSISIYSQNRLEIDKIEFIGNTAIPAEELEKVILSKESPNWFLQLLNKVYDIGSKPIYYDSNLVRNDLGAIKSLFAGSGYFKSKFWFKDSVSEDKESVILRYFIDERDPAIIDSFVVTGLEKIDPEYYDMLMEYSRIEPNTVYKDNIVEEKKNYILSFLRDHGFMFVKVDRPQITIDTVKNSANILLNFEPGRRYKISNIVANRSGKGADLVDDDLLIKIVGIKPESWYSYYDIQRGQVRLYRTNLFTSAIINSVISDTVGNRVPLSISADVGLLYEIAPEIIINNEDNTFNLGLGLNFIRKNFLGNARKFTAGASSAAQNVSEFIKNPSFADSTFYGYADTRISFEQPFLFGQLINTKFESYYTLQKRKNEYNSTLYGVKLSLDFELPQKTFLKSVTSYFNVERNEYLFKKEFLINLAKQFIRYNTDIDESLIDTTASLVVESSFGGQLISQSTNATLGTTMGTNYTDNLFFPTRGYTLSLILEDYNSIPYLFSQISGSNFQRPLSFKAVFTGTYYLPVYSSPNNAFGTKLKIGQIFTYRGNKADVSLNQRLYAGGSNSIRGWATRELVPTDAEYSLSNPSLEELEALLINGATTGGFFILEGSIETRNRLFGNVSSALFVDYGNTWNSSKSLRFDEIAIAAGFGFRYYTEYMPFRIDFGFKIYDPNNRKAFYKKQFWSELLQFHIGIGEAF
- a CDS encoding uracil-DNA glycosylase, translating into MLADIKKGIIESLKDQRDIFGDDLYEKFNSIPISELNMSNTHEPSQKEDKMESFQNASNLEDLNQLICNCLKCDLGKTRTKFVFGVGNPNANAMLIGEAPGADEDKQGEPFVGRAGKLLNDILKAINLSREEVYIANILKCRPPGNRDPLPSEMETCIPYLQKQVDLIKPNVILCLGRIAANGLLNKKLPLSGLRETTHEFAGIPVIVTYHPAALLRNPNWKRGCWEDVQKFKKLLDELS
- a CDS encoding L,D-transpeptidase — translated: MIKDIIYITSSILVFFSGLIMYGTILNLRDEPLSEIMTRKGIVEITNPKILINKNNFRLELYSDKIFLKSYRASFGKNSERFKLSGNDNVTPSGEYRICKIDSTHKFYKFFQLDYPNSKDAYESYRRGYINKDELDAILISKKNKECSPPETRLGAQVGIHGIGEYNLIFKNLPFTFNWTNGSIALSNEGIDELYSVLKIGTPVIISY
- the gmk gene encoding guanylate kinase is translated as MNNNAKLFVFSAPSGTGKTTIIQDVLSNNPEFVFSISVTTRKQRKGEIDGVHYYFVDEAQFLKNIEEDKFIEWEKFYDYYYGTLKETINLNLKAGRTIVFEVDVKGALKIKKQYPSAVLIFIAPPSMEILKERLVKRNTETEEDLRKRIERSELEMSFKDNFDYVVTNLELEIAKEEVKKIIENETMEVKNGN
- the dnaB gene encoding replicative DNA helicase, giving the protein MAKKSKESFDIEKLKSSSKLPPSAVEVETAVLGAMLLDENSIPKAVEVLTADAFYDPRNKIIFEAIVSLYESNEPIDTVSVYEELKKAGKVEDVGGAAFISKLTQDVSSAANIDYHARVVLEKYILRQLISSSLEIADLAYKGHDDVFDLLDSAESKIFQISEAGIKESFKSMDKAVNEAWELIEAIHAKKISTFSVPSGFFELDELLGGFQKSDLIIVAARPSMGKTAFAMSAIRNSAIDHNIPIGVFSLEMATIQLVTRLISAEARINAHNLRTGKFRAEEGAKVSRTVYKLKKAPIYIDDSPSITILELRAKARRLKNEKNVGMIVVDYLQLIHPSNNMESREREISTISRSLKALAKELNIPVIALSQLNRAVETRTDKKPMLSDLRESGSIEQDADVVLFLYRPEVYGITQYTGGDMSGQSTEGIAEIIVGKQRNGPIGEVKLRFIKEYARFENLDRFRTELPGGEEVAQITAGGEEYPI